CTTCTCAGTTGTTTCTTTCTTACCCTTTCCTGGTGTCATCTTTGGATCGCATATAGTAGTGGCTTACCCATCTTAATTTTTGTCCTTGTGTTTTTTGTCAACTTCTGAAGCATCTTTGCTTTGTAATTGAAGGCCAGATTTGCTCATTTGTGCACTGTGATGTCTCGGATGCACCACCGACGAGAAGGGTATCCATTTGGTTCTTTGGTAGATTTTGCACCTGATTCAATGGGGCGTAAGTCATTGAATTTCTAGTAGTTAGTTGAATGATCCAGTCTCTTTTTCCTCTGTAAAATTTAGCTTATGGTTTGCATATATTGTTGAACCGTTTGTTTCCTACCAATGCCTTACTGGGAAGTAGACTGTCACTCCCTAACTGTGTTCTTGTCCATCATAAACAGTAAACTTAATGGTTCAGACTTCACACTGTTTAGTGGGCCTTTGTTGTATCAAGAATATGGCCCTCTGGTTGGGCTGTTGATAgccatttgtttatttatgaaGATCATTCATGTGTGATTTTGTTGATTTGTCTTTTGTGGCACATTGTATTTACAGATCCAATCTTTTCATTTTCACCATTGGCCATCCACACACGGAATTTGTTAGTTGACCCAAGATGCACGCTTGTTGTGCAGGTTAGTTATTTGATCTTTTCTCTCATTAATTGTATTTGGGAAAGTTTCTGTTCTCCATTTTTGACAGTTAAGTTTCATAGATACCTGGATGGAGTGGCTTGTCAAATGCAAGGGTAACGATTTTTGGTGATGTCTACCCACTTTCAGAGAATGAACAGGTGAGTTTGCAATTGATATGTTAGGAAGGTCATATTGTGGTACGCCAGACAAAAGTTGGAagttcttgtttttcttcttcttccgtAAGAATGCTTTGGAAAACAAAGCATGGGTGATGGGACCCATTATAAGCTGGCATATGACATGATCttagaaaatatttgaaatttactgtttctttttacttaaaaaattaataattttggttGATAATATTTTACAAGTCAGTTATTTTTTGGTTACCATCTCGGGGCAATACCCTTTTTTTGTGTGACTCATTGCATAGATAGTCCTATCCCATAAATCTGGGAATGAATAATTGTAAGTTTGGTGGACCAGATATCCTAAAAGTAGAATTTGCATGGTGTTATGGTAAGTTTGGAGCAGCTACTGCTGTTCTCAAATTTCTTTCATTCCCCTCACCCCCTAGAATGATAGAAAATGCTGTTTTAACACTGGAATGATTGTGTTGCTAGGAATGGGCTCATAAGCAATACATAGGAAAGCATCAACAAGGGCCTTCTCAACAGTGGGggaacttttactattttaggaTGCAGAACATAAGGTTTGTCATCAGTTTCTTGTGACTTGATTGATATTTTCACTTTATGCTTATTCTGTAACAAATGTTACACATGAttatttaagtttgatttatgATATAAGTTGTAGCATTTTTATACTCAAACTAACACATTGGGATGAGGGGTTATTTTCATGGAGGAGGAGGCTCTGAAAGCTTTCTATGATAGGTGCTTGCAGGGACTATTCTTTTAGGCTCTTAGGGTGTGGACAATAGGTAGATTACGAACATCAGTTCTCAGTGCCTTCTTAACCTGAATCTTATAGGAAGATGAAACTTAATCAGAAAGATAGTATACAATTGAGAAGAATCATCAACTTCCCTTGAATCCTACGTCCACCTGGCCATCTTCAAATCTATGACCATAGAACTATCAAAGCACCACCTCCCAAAAGCCCAACAGGCCAACAGatcccaaacccaaacctaatcTTCTCTGTATCACACCTTAAATACACTGACTCACCACTGACACCTCTTATGGCCTGGGATTTCAGAATCCACAACCTACCCCCATTCCATGATCTAATATTCCCACAACCTCAAGGTGAACACCCTATCAATCACATAAAACCTGCCAACTAAATCACCATCAAGTTGTCTGTAGTGCTGCACCCATTGGGGGCCCCAAAGCACATTGAAAGCCAAACCTGCTGCCATTGAGCACCCCAGCACAAAAAGCCTTCTCATTGCCTGCTGAACATCGCAACATCTAAGAACCCTAAATTGAACACTGCCatctttctgttttcttttcttaacaAACCTCACCCCTCACCCACCACCTCCTCGAACACAACCAATCATCTATATTATCATGATCAAGCTCCACCCAAGCTGCCACCAACACCCTTTTCACAGCCCCATCATTTAGAGGGACTTGTGTAGAAATTCTGTTGTAAAAGTAAAACCATGGGGATGGAGCCATGGTGTTAAACCCATGACTCAAACCATTTGAAAGGAGGATTGATGCTAATTGATTGGGGTTTGTGCAGGTGTTGTAAACATTTGTTGTGGCAGAGTGAGAAGTGGGAAGAGTGCTTGGTCAGCAGCTAAGCCTGTAACCTATAAGTTGCCAAAAAACACATTCTCACCATCTGTCAGGACCCCAAGTCACCCAAATCCTAACTCAAGGTTCTTGaatgcgcgcgcgcgcgcgcacacacacacacacatatatatatttatcattatttcCCCGGAGTATTAAGAGGTAGTTATAATCAAGATACAATTCTTGAGTAAAAACAGCTTAATATGATTAAATGGAACTCTGTATTAGGCATTGCCATTTATCTTTGAAATAATTAGATGTTAACATACTGATGCAATAACATTTTCCAATGACATTGGCATTGTCTTTTGCTATATCTTGATTAAACGAAGAAAAGCATGCCTTAGGAAACACTTCATCTATTTTTTGTCAATGTGTGTTAACCATTAATTCTTGCATCTGTTATGTTTTCTACTTTTATGAATTTTAAGCTGCAGTAAATTGGCTGGCATATCCAATGACTTTTTCTCCCAACCTCATTGCACTTCATTGTAATAATTTTCTCTGAGAATTCCAATTGAACTAGTAGCAGCAAATGCATGACAGCATGAGCatgaacttataaaaatttgttcCTTGGTGCCAGTGACATATATTTCATTGGAGGTTTTGGAACTGTTGCCTGGGTTGATGTAAAGGAATATGAGATGCTTCAGCCTGATAAGATTGCAGTTGATGGAGGCGAGCAAAACCTGAAGGTAAAATTATGGATTTCTTTGAAATCCACCCAAAAAGGGCGGAGTTGGCGGGATAGGGGGGGAGAAGAGGATGACGAGTGTTCTTTAGTCTCTTGAcatatattatattcttattttattgtcaGTATGATCATTGTTAGTGTTGAATTGTCTTGCATGTCACCATTATATagagtttatttttcttcaacaGTGAAGTGTTCTGTTATTTTTAATATACCTGAGAAAGATTAAAGGTCCTTTTCAGCACGCTGTGTTTTTCCTGTCTGTTCTGTTTATGCCCTCTTGTAGTAATCATCAACTTGTGTGGCATCTTCAATCAGATAATTGGGTTTAGCTTGTAGATTTTGCTTGatgctttattaataaatgcaATTTTATGTGTTTTACTTTGTATTACTTGGCACTTGATTGGTTTTACTTTTTGCTCCTTTAGGAACTGAATGCAATATTTTCAAAGCCCCTGAAGGAGCTTTTGTCCGCTGAATCTGAGGTAGATGATGCTGCTCTTATATCAATAGACAGCAAGGGAACTGATATCCGGGTCCGGCAAGGCGCACAGGTTCCCCTTTCTAGCAACAACCTTTTCTAGAATTTCCTTTGAAGAAGGGCGTACAAATcaatctttttaatttattttgcaGTTCAACATACAAAGAATATCATTTGAAGAAGGGCATGCAGTTGAAACATTAGAGGAAGCCAAGGCTGCTCTTTGGAAACTAATAAACAAAGGCCGAGTATGCAATTTTCAGTAGAAGTTGATTTGCATATGGGGTATCCAAGTTCTTCCTTCTGAGACAACAAGCTCAATCAAGATGATCAATAAGGAGTCTCACATCTGAGaataatcattttctttttcttttttgacttaCCATCTGGCTTTGTAAAATTTGCAGGCCTTGTGATTTTGGGCAACGTGGACAATTATATACAAGTTTATGCATAGGATTTTTGGTAAATAGATTTTCGAGTTCCTCATTTAGGTCAAGTTTGGCCATGCCTGAAGCATTTGTAAGAAAATAACTGAAAACTCAATAGAAAACTAACATGGAAAAACAAGGAATTTCTAGCTTGCCTGAAATTTTGGCGTTCTTAATAACAATTGCTTGATATGTTTATGTACATTGTCAATGTGTTAAATCGTAACTTTGCTTAAAATCTCTTGGCTGAATGGCATGGGATGTGGAACAGGCAGAAGCATTTCTTCCTCTACGATATATTGCTAAGATGTTGGGTCTGAcagattggttttttttttttttttttttttttgaggggaaatGCATGTTACCAATACATGATACAATTATTGTATCAAAATGGTTAGTGTCATGTTAGGTAGGGGTGTTCACAGGTTGGGTCGGTTTTGTTCGAGTTTGTGCTCAACTCGGAACCGACCTGATCTACTTGGGTGGCAGGGCGGCGGACTTGCCACCAATTGTGAAAAACCACGGGCCGAGTTGGATCAAGCTTGGGTGCACAGTGGTCAGATCCGACTTCAATCGAAAGATAGAGATCAGAGACAAAACATAATACAAATTTCACAAATCTAAAAGAACAAATCTATGAACTGACCCACAAATCCaaagaacacaaccaaaaatGGAGAGGTGATAGTAAATCTGAATTTGCATGAGgctaaaacaaagaaataaagaacaaaTCTAAGAACAGATCTAAAAATCCAAACACTAGTAACCCACAAATCTAAAGAACACAATAAGAAATAGAGAGATGGTAGTGAATTTGAACTTGCATGAGActgaaacaaagaaataaagagagaaaattattGAAAGCTACAACCTTGACTCGCAAATCGGAGATAGTGAATGGCATAGATCAAAGATCAACGATGATGAATGAAAGATAATTGCAGATCAGTGATGATGGAGGTTGAGAAATTGGCACAGATTGGAGATGTTGAGAGATCGAGAGAGCCTAAGACCAAGAAAGAATGTGAGAACTGAGAAACTAACTAAGCATTGGTTTATATATCACGGTCGGGTTGGGTGGATCGGGTTTTGGAAGGGAAGACCCATTGCTCGACCCACTGGAATTGGTTTGGGATGGCAGGAACCCACCGTTGACCACCAAGTAGTTGGGTTGGGTGGCGGACGGTTCGGGTTTGGTCAGTTTGGTGGGGTGGGTCTGAGTCTTTGGTTTCTTTGGACAGGCCTAATGTTAGGCCAAAAGTTGTTGGCTCTCCTAGTTACAAATAGGttgtctttatctttatttCTACTAGTCGCAAACCCACGTGATGCATGAGAATAGATAATTACTTCGTAGTtatagtataatatataattttttctctaaattttgtggaaaataattttttctccccaaaaataaaacaatctctaaaattatatttcatttatctacctcaaaaaaatgtatcatcattttattatttggactcttttagttgatatattttttttagagagtttcaacctatgacgcccgctcctgataataactctttattatcagaccaaaacaccaattagtttttgatgtaggcagagattgaaccatagatctcttatataaccaccagaaactttaccagtagAGCTAACTGGAATCCACCTTTTAGttgatattattaattttttaggttgatcataaataatttgtaaataatttgacattattcattttattatttgtaaaaCTCACGCATAAATAATTAGTTTCCATATATGCAAAGTCCACCAAATttgggagggaaaaaaaaaaaatcagagataCAACAATTTACAAAGTTTTCAACCAATACTCCCAAAACTTATTCCAATCAGCCaaccaaattaattaaaaataatggaaaaaacAGCAGCAACAGCAACTACAATAACATAGAAGAACCTAAAAGGCGAAACCAGAGACACCCATTAATCCTATGATCAAGAAAACAATatgcaaaaaccaaaaatagcaAGCCTCATAATatgcaaaaaccaaaaatagcaAACCTCATAATATTGACAACGAATTCACTCCCACACTCACCGTCACATTGCCCATTTAAATTAACCCACTTAAAAAAATGCAACCCAGGAACAACAACACAATTACAATTAATTTTCTAATACTTTTATGATTCATAGGCTGTTTTCAAATTTGTTACTGTACTAAATTAATGTATTaggattatttaaaaaataataatcgaTTAGattaaatcaaaaatcaaagtggaaaaaaaaacaacttaaaatacaaaattgcaCCACATCAACTAAAAGTAAAGTTATaaagattacaaaaatttatcaacctaaagtagagatgcaagaaaaataaaatcaaccaaaaattaagagagagagagagagagagagagagagagaaataaccttTTGTTTGTGAGGAAAAATTATGCAAAGAATAGAAGAaagaatgacaaatttatagtaaaatagtGTGAATAAGAATAGACAAAATAAGAGAAGATGAATAGCGATATTAAAGTAGGGGATAATgggaagatgaaaaggtaaaaaaggGAGAAATGTTGAACAAAgtctaaatattaaaaaaaaacgagtaaatgttttaaaaaaattatagaaaattagaaaaaaaataaaacattgacATAAACACTGGCGTAGTTCAACTGAAATACAACACTtcaccttttatatatatatatatatatatatatttgacaaaATATATCCTATATCGGCGGCatatatcctctctctctctctctcacatcaATTGGGTCCCATACATCAGTGAGATGTACCTACTATGAGAGAGAGGCTAACTGCCTATACATGGTATATTTTTCCTAATTTAAATAGCTGTATGTTTTTTAGACCAACTTTTTGCACTAGCATCTCACCTGTCACATTCTCATGACAAAACATCCTATAAATACAACGTAGTTAATGCAATGGGGGAAACAGTAGTAAATAGAATTATAACTAATATTCTGAAATGAGACAGAACCCACATAACTAATAACCCTCTCTGCAAGAGCATAAAATCTGAATCAATATTCTGAAATGAGAAATGAGAGAGGTCCCAGACTCCCGCAAAGtagagaaatattttttatatagtcTTAGTACTAACTATTTTACTAAGCTCAAACTAATTGCACAAGGGTGCTTGTAACATCAATTTGCACTTGTAGCAAAGGGTGACATCCAATGCAAAGAATCCCAATCTTGgatgaaaagaaaggaaaaagcatgagattttgtaagaaaaatggaaacacctatttctttttctatcaaAATATAATCCTCCCATCTTAAAGCAAGaaatcttaaagaaaaaaatagctTCATAAAAGATATTTTCATTACCTTGTAGCACaattagggtctgtttggatagaacttattgctgaaaattgaaaactgaaaactaaaaacactgtaccaaaataattttttaatgtgtaaaaagtactgttcatgccaaaaaatactgttcattgtcctaaaatcactattcatggccaatgaacagtaacagatgcgcttggaaaaaaaaaaaaaaaattggactcaGACGTGGACGTGGACGCCAATCCAAACACCCTCTTAGTATACCTTGGTCAACGAAACAAAAACCATGTttctctttttacttttattcttAGGCAACAGAGTGGTATCATACCACTGGTGGTTTTTACGtaagttgttttctttttccagATATTTCTGTTTGATAGCAGCTTCTTACTTTGTTCACTGATtccagttttcttttttctttaaaaaaaaaaaatttaatattgagTTTATTctttcagaaaaaaaaagtgttcatataattattatttctaGTACCATTTGTAGAAGAACATATTTTATGTGGATGTGCTCACATGTTTGACTACATCTCTAGCCTGATGTTTTGAATTGATTAAGAAAGAACATTAATGAAGGCGTTTacaaaaaacacaatttataTCACTAATTTCAAAGTCCAGTAACTTGTAATAAAGGAATGAGTttattccaaatttccaatacTGCAGCTTTCAGAGCTAAATGGGAGGGTGAGAATTTCTCAAACAGTCTTTTCAATGTAGTAGACATCTTTAGGATAGGAGCTGATGTGTCATGACTCATGGGTAATCAAATTGGACCTTCCTTCTTGTCTTTTCAATCATTGTGACCAAAGATTTAGATCAACAGTTTGAATCAAGCCATATATATTAGAGATCAAAGGGTTGGATTGCACCAATTTATGACTCAATGTCAATGGTTTTGTTTCTAATCTTGTCCTTCTCAGTAAATGCCAATAACTCGTTCTCAATACAAATTTCCCAAATCAAAGAGGGTCACAATGACTCAATTTCAAATGGTTTTGTTTCTAATCTTTTCCTTCTCACTAAATGCCAATGGCTCATTCTTAAGACAATTACCCAAATGAAAGAGTTTCACAAGGTTCTTTAAGCTCCCTGCTTATTTGGTATggtttattctaattttttaaaaataaatcgtttgggaaaaaaaaaaaatctaaaaatagtGATATTTAAAAAACTACATCTTGAAAAGGATTTGCTTAAAgaatgttttaaagcatttattattattatttttttgaaaacgtGGGCATTTAAAGTTCTTTGGGAACCTAAACACTATCCTTTAACTTAACTAGCTCTCGGATGTATATAGTATTCCCATTTGGTAtttaagttaaatttataaagaagtcttttttttttatttataaatagtcaAGTCACTTATATAGTTTAAATGAcgtttatttattaatttttgctACTTCTCAAtgcaaataagaaaaatttagagtttTGTTAACAAGTGCACAAAGATATGAATTATCATAAACCTTTTGTAAAAGTGCAGTTTCAAACCGTTAACATTTTTAAAGTCACTTTTAGTTTTAACCAGTAGCTAGGCTTTCCCAAGGGATGAAAAAGTAACACTTTTAACTTTTCCATTGTAACCCTCCATTTGTTtcaacattttccaaaaaaacattttctacgTATAAATACTATgtgcataatatttttacaataaattctaaatgacaagttgttatgaATTGTtattaataagataaaaaatgtaattttagtggtaggttcaaatttgaaccaataataactaactacctatgatttattgtgaaaatattttgaacgtaacacttttcttttctataaaataagtcatttttcaaaaaatattttctaaaaaactatctcattttcctatatttggtaGCAACCTTAAAAATGAGCTTAAAAACACAAATCTTTAGTCTTTTGTTTCACATGGCATGTAATAAGGTTGTTTTTAAGATAAATTTAAAGGAAACacaatctctaaaaaaataaatctttagTTTCCATTGATCAAAAATAACTTTCCTTTAAcccat
The sequence above is drawn from the Castanea sativa cultivar Marrone di Chiusa Pesio chromosome 5, ASM4071231v1 genome and encodes:
- the LOC142637279 gene encoding non-canonical heme oxygenase HOZ, chloroplastic-like, producing MEALASSVFTPKFPETCSPSSSIRAPNKRIGSLKISETPHFPGLRALALAREVPGGDGEEAGPLNNGSGLVSEESLFFPQDNLNHNQSSENVADEGQKVDMPLIAPGGSVAGGGTRAGLFRTPISGGVQSATSAHGLPRPALAVRNLMEQARFAHLCTVMSRMHHRREGYPFGSLVDFAPDSMGHPIFSFSPLAIHTRNLLVDPRCTLVVQIPGWSGLSNARVTIFGDVYPLSENEQEWAHKQYIGKHQQGPSQQWGNFYYFRMQNISDIYFIGGFGTVAWVDVKEYEMLQPDKIAVDGGEQNLKELNAIFSKPLKELLSAESEVDDAALISIDSKGTDIRVRQGAQFNIQRISFEEGHAVETLEEAKAALWKLINKGRVCNFQ